A region from the Nocardioides exalbidus genome encodes:
- a CDS encoding CbtA family protein yields MTVRTFLVTGLLVGLVAGVLTFAVANLFGEPSIDTAIGIEEANSAAAEAPAADDGHTHADGEEAGGHSHGDEEGGISRTTQKTWGLATAMVVVGPALGGLVGIAAAFAMGRLRRLSPAQSTALVALLGFVAVALVPFAKYPSTPPAVGSGDTIGSRTGLYFGFLLVSVVAMIGAVLLGKMLLGRLRTTEAVAAAAAAYLLVVVVVGHLMPTVNELGSFPADTLWYFRRASLVTLATLWALIGVGMTAMVARQHEKATMAHAKRELAASL; encoded by the coding sequence ATGACCGTACGCACCTTCCTGGTCACCGGTCTGCTCGTCGGACTGGTCGCCGGGGTACTGACGTTCGCCGTCGCCAACCTCTTCGGCGAGCCCTCCATCGACACCGCGATCGGCATCGAGGAGGCGAACTCGGCAGCGGCCGAGGCGCCTGCTGCTGACGACGGCCACACCCACGCCGACGGCGAGGAGGCCGGCGGCCACTCGCACGGCGACGAGGAGGGCGGCATCAGCCGCACCACGCAGAAGACGTGGGGCCTCGCCACCGCCATGGTGGTCGTCGGCCCCGCCCTCGGCGGCCTGGTCGGCATCGCGGCAGCCTTCGCGATGGGTCGGCTCCGCCGGCTCTCGCCCGCGCAGTCGACCGCGCTCGTGGCCCTGCTCGGCTTCGTCGCAGTGGCGCTGGTGCCGTTCGCGAAGTACCCGTCGACGCCGCCCGCCGTCGGCAGCGGCGACACCATCGGCTCGCGCACCGGGCTCTACTTCGGCTTCCTGCTGGTCTCCGTGGTCGCGATGATCGGCGCGGTCCTGCTCGGCAAGATGCTGCTGGGCCGGCTCCGCACCACCGAGGCAGTCGCGGCAGCCGCCGCGGCCTACCTCCTGGTCGTGGTCGTCGTCGGTCACCTCATGCCGACGGTCAACGAGCTCGGCAGCTTCCCGGCCGACACGCTCTGGTACTTCCGCCGCGCCTCGCTCGTCACGCTCGCGACCCTGTGGGCACTCATCGGCGTCGGGATGACCGCGATGGTCGCCCGGCAGCACGAGAAGGCGACGATGGCGCACGCCAAGCGGGAGCTGGCCGCATCGCTCTGA
- a CDS encoding DUF6069 family protein, with translation MSATTLAPSGFASRLGRLVAAGLLAALVAAVVTAAVAALLEALGADFEVDGGAIPIAGFGSITFLFSVVGVMVAAVLLRFSARPEQWFVTIAVVLTAASLVPPVLWGHGAGTVLALVVLHLVAAGVMVPALVRVLRRVSAST, from the coding sequence ATGAGCGCCACGACCCTCGCCCCGTCCGGCTTCGCCTCGCGCCTGGGCCGGCTGGTCGCGGCCGGTCTGCTCGCGGCGCTCGTCGCCGCCGTCGTGACCGCTGCGGTGGCCGCCCTCCTGGAGGCGCTCGGCGCCGACTTCGAGGTCGACGGGGGTGCAATCCCGATCGCCGGCTTCGGCTCGATCACGTTCCTGTTCTCGGTGGTCGGCGTCATGGTCGCCGCCGTCCTGCTCCGGTTCAGCGCGCGGCCCGAGCAGTGGTTCGTGACGATCGCGGTCGTCCTGACCGCGGCCTCGCTGGTGCCGCCGGTCCTCTGGGGCCACGGCGCCGGCACGGTCCTCGCGCTCGTCGTGCTCCACCTGGTCGCGGCCGGGGTGATGGTCCCGGCGCTGGTGCGGGTGCTGCGGCGGGTCAGCGCCTCGACCTGA
- a CDS encoding RNA polymerase subunit sigma-70, whose protein sequence is MDLSEVGEAEFAELVEPHRRELHVHSYRMLGSFEDAEDAVQETLLRAWRRRETYAGRATLRAWLYRIATNACLDLLAKRRPEQATGGEVLWLQPYPDRLLDELPAAGADEPEARALARETIELAYVVAVQHLAPRPRAALILRDVLGWPARDVAELLGDSVNSVNSALQRARAGMREHLPAERQEWTGAEDDVDNRELVRRFTDASVATDIDTIATLLRDDVRFAMPPTQGLVVGRDAVLADWTADGYPEMTGLRAVPTSVNRQPAVASYLWRESERAWLPLTIDVLRLSGGQVTEVTIFDSSRFASLGLPARLDEEGDR, encoded by the coding sequence GTGGATCTCAGTGAGGTCGGTGAGGCGGAGTTCGCGGAGCTGGTCGAGCCGCACCGCCGCGAGCTGCACGTGCACAGCTATCGGATGCTCGGCTCCTTCGAGGACGCCGAGGACGCGGTGCAGGAGACGCTGCTGCGGGCGTGGCGGCGGCGCGAGACGTACGCCGGCCGCGCGACGCTGCGCGCCTGGCTCTACCGGATCGCGACCAACGCGTGCCTCGACCTGCTGGCCAAGCGGCGCCCCGAGCAGGCGACCGGCGGCGAGGTGCTCTGGCTCCAGCCCTACCCGGACCGGCTCCTCGACGAGCTGCCCGCGGCCGGTGCCGACGAGCCGGAGGCGCGGGCCCTGGCCCGGGAGACGATCGAGCTGGCCTACGTCGTCGCTGTGCAGCACCTCGCGCCCCGCCCGCGTGCCGCGTTGATCCTGCGCGACGTGCTCGGCTGGCCGGCCAGGGACGTCGCCGAGCTGCTCGGTGACTCGGTGAACTCGGTCAACAGCGCCCTCCAGCGCGCCCGTGCCGGGATGCGCGAGCACCTGCCCGCCGAGCGCCAGGAGTGGACGGGCGCCGAGGACGACGTCGACAACCGCGAGCTCGTACGACGCTTCACCGACGCCAGCGTCGCCACCGACATCGACACGATCGCCACCCTGCTCCGCGACGACGTGCGGTTCGCGATGCCGCCGACGCAGGGCCTGGTCGTCGGCCGCGACGCGGTGCTGGCCGACTGGACCGCGGACGGCTACCCGGAGATGACCGGCCTCCGGGCGGTCCCGACGTCGGTCAACCGGCAGCCGGCGGTCGCCTCCTACCTCTGGCGCGAGTCGGAGCGGGCCTGGCTCCCGCTCACGATCGACGTGCTCCGCCTCTCCGGGGGCCAGGTCACCGAGGTGACGATCTTCGACTCGTCGCGGTTCGCCTCGCTGGGGCTGCCCGCACGCCTGGACGAGGAGGGCGACCGATGA
- a CDS encoding general stress protein — MSTPGINPTLKSGSPLTLQFPQSLAVYDDYASAQKSVDFLADAEFPVEHLMIVGTDLKRIERVTGRLTWSKVAVGGILSGLWLGIFIGLVFALFTETGFLGVLVSTAFLGATFGLVWALIGYGATRGQRDFSSVTQVVATKYEVLVENKHAAKAREVLAGLPGALPNPFA; from the coding sequence ATGTCGACACCCGGCATCAACCCCACGCTCAAGTCCGGCTCGCCGCTCACGCTGCAGTTCCCGCAGTCGCTGGCGGTCTACGACGACTACGCCTCGGCGCAGAAGAGCGTCGACTTCCTCGCCGACGCCGAGTTCCCCGTCGAGCACCTGATGATCGTCGGCACCGACCTCAAGCGGATCGAGCGCGTCACCGGCCGGCTCACGTGGTCGAAGGTCGCCGTCGGCGGCATCCTGTCCGGCCTCTGGCTCGGCATCTTCATCGGCCTGGTCTTCGCGCTCTTCACCGAGACCGGCTTCCTCGGCGTGCTGGTGAGCACCGCCTTCCTCGGCGCGACCTTCGGCCTGGTGTGGGCGCTCATCGGCTACGGCGCGACCCGCGGCCAGCGCGACTTCTCCTCCGTCACCCAGGTCGTCGCGACGAAGTACGAGGTGCTCGTCGAGAACAAGCACGCCGCCAAGGCGCGCGAGGTGCTCGCCGGGCTGCCCGGCGCGCTGCCGAACCCGTTCGCCTGA
- a CDS encoding cobalt-precorrin-6A reductase: MRVLLLGGTSEARQLAVHLLEGGVAVVSSLAGRVERPRLPVGPTRIGGFGGVDGLRAWLADHRIEAVVDATHPFAEGMSANAVAACSASGLPLLRLARPGWSDAAGADGWHWVDDHDAAAALTAGLGTRPFLTIGRQHLDRFVGPLAGHRVVARVVDTPTIDLPQPWLVVNDRGPYDLPGELETLGEHGIDVLVTKDSGGSYTWPKMEAAGQLGVPVVVVRRPGAAAGVQTVSDAGAAAQWVFSKRP; encoded by the coding sequence GTGAGGGTGCTGCTGCTCGGCGGGACGAGCGAGGCCCGGCAGCTCGCGGTCCACCTGCTTGAGGGCGGGGTCGCCGTCGTGTCGTCGCTGGCCGGCCGGGTCGAGCGGCCGCGGCTGCCCGTCGGGCCGACGCGCATCGGCGGCTTCGGCGGGGTCGACGGACTGCGTGCGTGGCTCGCCGACCACCGGATCGAGGCGGTCGTCGACGCGACCCATCCCTTCGCCGAGGGGATGTCGGCCAACGCCGTCGCGGCGTGCTCGGCCTCCGGGCTCCCGCTCCTCCGGCTGGCCCGACCCGGCTGGTCGGACGCCGCGGGCGCCGACGGGTGGCACTGGGTCGACGACCACGATGCCGCCGCCGCCCTCACGGCCGGCCTCGGCACGCGGCCGTTCCTCACGATCGGCCGCCAGCACCTCGACCGCTTCGTCGGCCCGCTCGCCGGGCACCGGGTGGTCGCGCGCGTCGTCGACACCCCGACCATCGACCTCCCACAGCCCTGGCTGGTCGTCAACGACCGCGGGCCCTACGACCTGCCCGGCGAGCTCGAGACGCTCGGCGAGCACGGGATCGACGTGCTCGTCACCAAGGACTCCGGCGGCAGCTACACCTGGCCCAAGATGGAGGCCGCCGGGCAGCTCGGCGTGCCCGTGGTCGTCGTACGACGTCCGGGTGCAGCCGCCGGCGTGCAGACGGTCAGCGACGCCGGAGCCGCCGCTCAGTGGGTGTTCAGCAAGCGGCCCTAG
- a CDS encoding cobyric acid synthase, producing MSALLVAGTTSDAGKTIVTTALCRAFARRGVRVAPFKAQNMSNNSMVCTASGGGGAEIGRAQWIQSVAAGVEPEAAMNPVLLKPGGDRRSHVVVMGRPGGTIDSKDFVGGRTHLRDAAYAAFDDLRSRHELVVVEGAGSPAEINLREGDYVNMGLAQHGRIPTIVVGDIDRGGVFAALFGTVALLDKADQSLVAGFVVNKFRGDVSLLRPGLEEIRALTGREVYGVLPWHPDLWLDSEDALDLAGRRAPDTGPDQGAARLRVAVVRLPRISNFTDVDALGIEPGVDVTFASDARALAGADLVVLPGTRATIEDLAWLRSRGMDRAVLDHAAAGKPVLGICGGFQMLGRRIVDPAGVEGAAGADVAGLGLLDVTTTFDADKVLRLPTGTALGQPAHGYEIHHGRITRHGGDEFLGGARAGSVFGTMWHGSLEGDELRGALLAEVSAAAGVPYEPSGVSFSVMRERRLDLLGDLAEEHLDLDALLALATDGAPDGLAMLEPGASR from the coding sequence GTGAGCGCGCTGCTGGTCGCCGGGACCACGTCCGATGCCGGCAAGACCATCGTCACGACCGCGCTGTGCCGCGCCTTCGCGCGCCGGGGGGTCCGGGTGGCGCCGTTCAAGGCGCAGAACATGTCCAACAACTCGATGGTGTGCACCGCGTCGGGTGGAGGTGGCGCGGAGATCGGACGCGCCCAGTGGATCCAGTCCGTCGCGGCCGGCGTCGAGCCGGAGGCCGCGATGAACCCGGTCCTGCTCAAGCCGGGCGGCGACAGGCGGAGCCACGTCGTGGTGATGGGCAGGCCCGGCGGCACCATCGACTCGAAGGACTTCGTCGGCGGCCGCACCCACCTGCGCGACGCGGCCTACGCCGCCTTCGACGACCTGCGCTCGCGCCACGAGCTGGTCGTGGTCGAGGGCGCCGGCAGCCCGGCGGAGATCAACCTGCGCGAGGGCGACTACGTCAACATGGGGCTCGCGCAGCACGGCCGGATCCCCACGATCGTCGTCGGCGACATCGACCGCGGCGGCGTCTTCGCCGCTCTCTTTGGCACCGTGGCGCTGCTCGACAAGGCCGACCAGTCGCTCGTCGCCGGCTTCGTGGTCAACAAGTTCCGCGGGGACGTCTCGTTGCTGCGACCCGGTCTCGAGGAGATCCGGGCGCTGACCGGGCGCGAGGTCTACGGCGTGCTGCCGTGGCACCCGGACCTCTGGCTCGACTCCGAGGACGCGCTCGACCTCGCCGGGCGTCGCGCCCCGGACACGGGGCCGGACCAGGGGGCCGCGCGGCTGCGCGTGGCCGTCGTACGGCTCCCGCGGATCTCGAACTTCACCGACGTCGACGCGCTCGGCATCGAGCCCGGCGTCGACGTCACCTTCGCCTCCGACGCCCGCGCGCTGGCGGGCGCCGACCTGGTCGTGCTGCCCGGCACCCGCGCGACGATCGAGGACCTCGCCTGGCTGCGCTCGCGCGGCATGGACCGCGCCGTCCTCGACCACGCGGCCGCCGGCAAGCCGGTGCTCGGGATCTGCGGCGGCTTCCAGATGCTGGGGCGGCGGATCGTCGACCCGGCCGGTGTCGAAGGCGCCGCCGGTGCGGACGTGGCCGGCCTCGGGCTGCTCGACGTCACGACGACCTTCGACGCCGACAAGGTGCTGCGGCTGCCGACCGGCACGGCGCTGGGGCAGCCGGCGCACGGCTACGAGATCCACCACGGCCGGATCACCCGTCACGGCGGGGACGAGTTCCTCGGCGGTGCCCGCGCCGGCTCGGTCTTCGGGACGATGTGGCACGGCAGCCTCGAGGGCGACGAGCTCCGAGGGGCCCTGCTGGCGGAGGTGTCCGCGGCGGCAGGGGTGCCCTACGAGCCCAGCGGGGTGAGCTTCTCCGTCATGCGCGAGCGTCGCCTCGACCTGCTCGGCGACCTGGCCGAGGAGCACCTCGACCTCGACGCGCTCCTCGCGCTGGCGACCGACGGCGCCCCCGACGGCCTGGCGATGCTCGAGCCCGGGGCCTCGCGGTGA
- a CDS encoding family 16 glycosylhydrolase — protein sequence MTPTREAVIRPLSALLALLLSSTLALVTPTHAAPAPERQRAAYLKVTPGNGAFTAGQQITLRGNIGAPGRRRVHLETHLDRPGDQWRAVPGTEVRTNRSGDFTLRLRAHATHILYRVAAGGRRTPSWTSAAVQQEIALATDGRTAVAGEPLTLVADTTAMPLFAGRALTLQARTGAGWTTVATSTVGTDGRGSFSVVPSVEGQAVYRVRQEDWDQGIGHVGWFPSYPLYVDVARAGTRRTLLPTPAEKPVAKPVTAQVRQAPAPHQATAGVGRRWGLSRYDFDWEYGESLTDGAPLGTRRRGTWLDASSGTGRVFMRNGGLQLSSNSEGAGRAGSTGSLAATLQGNATPYGRWETRLNPLVYAGGATDYTVKVELLPESDAARGCDARAITMFEARPSTPGISIGARSGATAWQRNLPEVVSGQTFHAYAVEVTKKKITWFVDGRVVGRVTDTAAISGQPLTVRISMQASGDVPMRTTRTLADWVRAWPLGKGSPTRGGARLTPGSSTPTC from the coding sequence GTGACCCCGACCCGGGAGGCCGTCATCCGACCCCTCAGCGCGCTGCTCGCGCTGCTGCTCAGCAGCACCCTCGCCCTCGTCACCCCGACCCACGCCGCACCCGCACCCGAGCGGCAGCGCGCGGCGTACCTGAAGGTCACGCCCGGCAACGGCGCCTTCACCGCCGGCCAGCAGATCACCCTGCGCGGCAACATCGGCGCGCCGGGTCGCCGCCGGGTCCACCTCGAGACCCACCTCGACCGTCCGGGCGACCAGTGGCGCGCTGTCCCCGGCACGGAGGTCCGCACGAACCGGTCGGGCGACTTCACCCTCCGGCTCCGCGCCCACGCGACGCACATCCTCTACCGCGTCGCCGCCGGCGGACGGCGTACTCCCTCGTGGACGTCCGCCGCCGTGCAGCAGGAGATCGCGCTCGCCACCGACGGCCGCACCGCGGTCGCGGGCGAGCCGCTCACCCTCGTCGCCGACACGACCGCGATGCCCCTCTTCGCCGGCCGGGCGCTGACCCTGCAGGCCCGCACCGGCGCGGGCTGGACGACGGTCGCCACGTCGACGGTCGGCACGGACGGCCGCGGCAGCTTCAGCGTCGTGCCGTCCGTCGAGGGCCAGGCGGTCTACCGCGTGCGCCAGGAGGACTGGGACCAGGGCATCGGGCACGTGGGCTGGTTCCCGAGCTATCCGTTGTACGTCGACGTGGCGCGCGCCGGCACCCGCCGCACCCTCCTGCCGACGCCCGCCGAGAAGCCGGTCGCGAAGCCGGTCACGGCGCAGGTGAGGCAGGCTCCGGCGCCGCACCAGGCCACGGCCGGGGTCGGCCGGCGCTGGGGCCTCAGCCGCTACGACTTCGACTGGGAGTACGGCGAGTCGCTCACCGACGGCGCGCCGCTCGGCACCCGCCGCCGCGGCACGTGGCTCGACGCGAGCAGCGGCACGGGTCGGGTCTTCATGCGCAACGGCGGGCTGCAGCTCAGCAGCAACAGCGAAGGAGCCGGGCGTGCCGGGTCCACGGGCTCGCTCGCCGCGACGCTGCAGGGCAACGCGACGCCCTACGGCCGCTGGGAGACCCGGCTCAACCCGCTCGTCTACGCCGGCGGAGCGACCGACTACACCGTGAAGGTCGAGCTGCTCCCCGAGTCCGACGCCGCCCGCGGCTGCGACGCGCGGGCCATCACGATGTTCGAGGCGCGCCCGAGCACGCCGGGCATCAGCATCGGCGCGCGCTCCGGCGCCACGGCGTGGCAGCGCAACCTCCCCGAGGTCGTGTCGGGCCAGACCTTCCACGCGTACGCCGTCGAGGTGACGAAGAAGAAGATCACGTGGTTCGTCGACGGCCGGGTCGTCGGCCGCGTGACCGACACCGCGGCCATCTCCGGGCAGCCGCTGACCGTGCGGATCTCGATGCAGGCCAGCGGGGACGTCCCGATGCGGACCACGCGGACCCTCGCCGACTGGGTGCGTGCGTGGCCGCTCGGCAAGGGCTCCCCGACGCGCGGCGGCGCCCGCCTCACGCCGGGCTCCTCCACCCCGACCTGCTGA
- a CDS encoding pentapeptide repeat-containing protein yields MSLPVLPVLSSDCSQCSGLCCVLLPFSKDDGFKVSKSGGTPCANLAGDDSCGIHDTLRRDGWVGCTRFECFGAGQHVTRVTYAGASWRDQSDLGEMAAVLSVVRGLHEMLLHLRTATRRAPDVVPDGLVDEIVALDHADPVTLLTADVDDLHARVGGVLREASARVRGDSAGAGVDLSYDDLAGQDLRGRDLRRATLRGAVLIRADLRGLALDDTDLLGVDLRDADVRGTDLSAALFLTQPQVNGTRGDAATVLPDGMDRPGHWT; encoded by the coding sequence GTGAGCCTGCCCGTCCTCCCCGTCCTGTCGTCGGACTGCTCGCAGTGCAGCGGCCTGTGCTGCGTCCTGCTGCCGTTCTCGAAGGACGACGGGTTCAAGGTCTCCAAGTCCGGGGGCACGCCGTGCGCCAACCTCGCCGGCGACGACTCGTGCGGCATCCACGACACCCTGCGCCGGGACGGCTGGGTCGGGTGCACCCGCTTCGAGTGCTTCGGGGCGGGCCAGCACGTCACCCGGGTGACCTATGCCGGCGCCTCCTGGCGCGACCAGTCCGACCTCGGCGAGATGGCGGCCGTGCTCTCGGTGGTCCGGGGGCTGCACGAGATGCTGCTGCACCTGCGGACCGCCACCCGGCGCGCACCGGACGTCGTGCCCGACGGGCTGGTCGACGAGATCGTCGCCCTCGACCACGCCGACCCGGTCACCCTGCTGACGGCCGACGTCGACGACCTCCACGCTCGCGTCGGCGGCGTGCTGCGCGAGGCGAGCGCGCGGGTGCGCGGTGACAGCGCCGGCGCCGGCGTTGACCTGTCCTACGACGACCTGGCCGGGCAGGACCTGCGTGGACGCGATCTCCGGAGGGCGACCCTGCGCGGCGCGGTCCTCATCCGGGCCGACCTGCGCGGCCTCGCCCTCGACGACACCGACCTGCTGGGCGTCGACCTCCGCGACGCCGACGTCCGCGGCACCGACCTGTCGGCTGCCCTGTTCCTCACCCAGCCCCAGGTCAACGGCACGCGCGGGGACGCCGCGACCGTGCTCCCCGACGGGATGGACCGGCCGGGTCACTGGACCTGA
- a CDS encoding lysophospholipid acyltransferase family protein gives MEPSTWQRPGLRAALLYAFAAGLLGAVVSAVSRLELTRRSVPDAELPAGPVIVVANHTSFADGILLALVGRRLGRSLRLMATGGVFRSGLVGPIVRRLGFIPVLRGTSSAAGSLDAAATALEAGEAVGLFPEGRITRDEAHWPERSKTGAVRLALRTGAPIVPVALVGAERVVGRRGILARLLRNTVLRPRVAVAVGEPIDVRRLAGLPGSPVEPLDDATVRRLADDVMAVLVAQVAELRGEDAPHPTGVPESALGLPA, from the coding sequence ATGGAACCCAGCACCTGGCAGCGCCCCGGCCTCCGCGCCGCTCTCCTCTACGCCTTCGCCGCCGGTCTCCTCGGCGCCGTCGTCTCTGCCGTCAGCCGTCTCGAGCTGACCCGTCGCTCGGTCCCGGACGCCGAGCTCCCCGCCGGCCCCGTCATCGTCGTCGCCAACCACACGAGCTTCGCCGACGGCATCCTGCTCGCCCTCGTCGGCCGTCGCCTCGGCCGCTCGCTCCGCCTGATGGCCACCGGCGGCGTCTTCCGCTCCGGCCTCGTCGGCCCGATCGTCCGGCGGCTGGGCTTCATCCCCGTGCTGCGCGGTACGTCGTCCGCCGCCGGCTCGCTCGACGCGGCCGCCACGGCGCTCGAGGCCGGCGAGGCCGTCGGCCTCTTCCCCGAGGGACGGATCACCCGCGACGAGGCGCACTGGCCCGAGCGCAGCAAGACGGGCGCCGTCCGCCTCGCGCTCCGCACCGGAGCCCCGATCGTCCCGGTCGCGCTCGTCGGCGCCGAGCGGGTCGTCGGCCGGCGCGGCATCCTGGCCCGGCTGCTGCGCAACACGGTCCTGCGACCCCGGGTGGCCGTCGCGGTCGGCGAGCCCATCGACGTACGACGCCTCGCCGGCCTGCCCGGATCGCCGGTCGAGCCGCTCGACGACGCCACCGTCCGACGCCTCGCCGACGACGTGATGGCCGTGCTGGTGGCCCAGGTCGCCGAGCTCCGCGGCGAGGACGCACCCCACCCCACCGGAGTGCCGGAATCGGCTCTCGGTCTCCCGGCCTGA
- a CDS encoding reverse transcriptase family protein has product MRPELARALAAGFVAGEWTRPGLEASGAVVLGRRPRWLAPLVRQVLELYPRAPVDRPRELATNIASRPAAAKALRARAVVLPIAETRMLANRWRLPVLDDLGDLAAFLGTSPAELDWFADPRRLARLTKQAPLQHYRVSHLVAASGGIRVLEAPKPRLKAIQRRLLHEVASLVPPHDAARGFRPGGSVRSYAAPHAGRSVVLHLDLEAFFASVTVSRVYGIWRSAGYPEPVAHALAGLVTAVLPLAAWRAIPAPADDGLLDAHWRLGRRLAAPHLPQGAPTSPAMANLAAFGLDVRLTALARSWGGRYTRYADDLAFSGERGWGTGTSRLIDAVERIVVDEGFRLNPRKTGVMPRAGRQALAGLVVNERPRVSRRDVDLLRAILHNCLVHGPSSQNRDDLPAFEEHLRGRIAWVAQHDTLRGARLLAVHREIDWSR; this is encoded by the coding sequence ATGAGGCCGGAGCTCGCCCGGGCGCTCGCGGCAGGCTTCGTGGCCGGGGAGTGGACCCGGCCCGGGCTGGAGGCCAGCGGAGCGGTCGTGCTCGGCCGACGCCCACGGTGGCTCGCGCCGCTGGTGCGGCAGGTGCTCGAGCTCTATCCGCGTGCTCCGGTCGACCGGCCGCGCGAGCTGGCCACCAACATCGCCTCACGGCCGGCGGCCGCCAAGGCCCTGCGCGCCCGCGCGGTCGTGCTGCCGATCGCCGAGACCCGCATGCTGGCCAACCGCTGGCGCCTCCCGGTCCTCGACGACCTCGGCGACCTGGCAGCGTTCCTCGGCACCAGCCCCGCGGAGCTCGACTGGTTCGCCGACCCGCGCCGCCTGGCCAGGCTCACGAAGCAGGCGCCGCTCCAGCACTACCGCGTCAGCCACCTGGTCGCCGCCAGCGGTGGCATCCGCGTGCTCGAGGCACCCAAGCCCCGGCTGAAGGCGATCCAGCGCCGACTGCTCCACGAGGTCGCGTCCCTGGTCCCGCCGCACGACGCCGCCCGCGGCTTCCGTCCCGGCGGCTCGGTGAGGTCCTACGCTGCCCCCCACGCCGGCCGGAGCGTGGTCCTGCACCTCGACCTCGAGGCCTTCTTCGCCAGCGTCACGGTGTCCCGGGTCTACGGGATCTGGCGCTCCGCCGGCTACCCCGAGCCGGTGGCCCACGCCCTCGCCGGGCTGGTGACCGCCGTCCTGCCGCTTGCGGCCTGGCGGGCGATCCCGGCGCCGGCGGACGACGGCCTCCTCGACGCCCACTGGCGCCTCGGCCGCCGGCTCGCCGCACCGCATCTACCGCAGGGCGCGCCCACGTCGCCGGCGATGGCCAACCTCGCCGCGTTCGGCCTCGACGTCCGCCTCACCGCGCTCGCGCGGTCGTGGGGCGGGCGCTACACGAGGTACGCCGACGACCTCGCGTTCTCCGGCGAGCGCGGCTGGGGCACCGGCACCTCGCGGCTGATCGACGCCGTCGAGCGCATCGTGGTCGACGAGGGCTTCCGGCTCAATCCCCGCAAGACCGGTGTGATGCCGCGCGCCGGCCGCCAGGCACTGGCCGGCCTCGTCGTCAACGAGCGGCCCCGCGTCTCGCGACGCGACGTCGACCTCCTCAGGGCGATCCTGCACAACTGCCTCGTCCACGGACCGAGCAGCCAGAACCGCGACGACCTGCCTGCCTTCGAGGAGCACCTGCGCGGCCGCATCGCGTGGGTCGCCCAGCACGACACGCTGCGTGGCGCGCGGCTGCTGGCCGTGCACCGCGAGATCGACTGGAGCCGCTAG